The genomic interval AGTACGAAGGGTTTGCCGAGACGGCCACGAACTACATGCCCGAAACGATTGACTTGGAATCGCTACGTCATGCGGCACAGAGATGCAGAGCCTGTGATCTTTGTCATCATGCGACGCAAACAGTATTTGGGGACGGTCCTGCAAACGCACGCATTGTGTTGGTAGGCGAACAACCGGGAGATCGCGAAGACATCGAGGGTCATCCGTTTGTGGGACCGGCGGGTCAATTGCTCAACGACGCCCTTTCGCAGGCCGGAATCGACCGTAGCCAGATTTACATCACGAACATCGTCAAACACTTTAAATTCACGGAGCAGGAGACAACGCAAACGGACGTGAGAGGCAAAAGGCGGATTCACCAAAAGCCCAACTCGCGTGAAATCTATGCATGTCGGCCTTGGTTAGAAGCAGAACTGAGCGTGATCAAACCGGATAGTCTCGTTTGCTTGGGTTCGACCCCGGCCCAAGCGTTGTTCGGACGCGATTTCCGAATTTCCAAGGACCGCGGTACCTTCATCGCAACCGATTGGTGCGAGCGGACGATGGCCACTTGGCATCCCGCAGCGATTCTGCGAATGCCCGATGAGCACCGTCAGGCTCAAATGCGAGACCAACTTGTCGCCGACCTATCCTCCTTGTAATGGGATTCGTCAGAATTCCCCTCGCCACACACGCAATCGACCCAAGAGTTGCGGCCAGTCCCACGCTGATAGACGGATGAACGAACTGCTGCAAACAACCAAGCGTGGACTCTACTGCGCGGCAGGCGACTTCTATGTCGATCCACGCATGCCGGTCGATCGCGCCGTGGTCACGCACGCGCACACGGATCACGCTCGCTGGGGATGCCGTCGCTATCTGGCGGCCAAGCCCAGCGAACACTTGCTCAGGATGCGAATGAACGATGACGCCGAGTTCGAGTTTCTCGAGTATGGAAGTTCTGTCACCATCAACGGCGTTGGAGTAAGCTTTCATCCTGCCGGTCACATGCTCGGCTCGGCGCAAGTCCGATTGGAGTACCGCGGCCGCGTCGCAGTCATCAGTGGTGACTACAAACTCGGTGCGGACCCGACCTGCGAAAGCTGGCAGCCTGTCAAATGCGATCTGTTCGTCACGGAATCAACCTTCGGATTACCTGTCTATCGCTGGCAGCCCGATCAAGAAATCACAGACTCGATCAACGCGTGGTGGCGTGAGAGTCGCGATGCGGGGAAATGTTGCGTGCTGTATGGATACGCGGTGGGCAAGAGTCAACGCTTGCTCGCATGTCTCGATCCCAGTATCGGTCCGATCTACACCCACGGCGCGGTCGAAAAAGGCACTCAAGCCTATCGCGACACCGGTGTTTCAATGCCTCAAACCACCCATGTCGGCTCCATCGCCGGCAAACAGGACTGGAAAGGTGCAATGGTTGTCGCAGTACCAAGCGCACACGGGACTCCTTGGATGCGAAAGTTTGGCCGCGTCAGCACGGCGATGGCAAGTGGTTGGATGGCGGTGCGGGGCGCACGTCGCAGACGCAGCGTCGATCGTGGGTTTGTGATGAGCGACCATGTGGACTGGCCGTCGCTACTCGCTGCGATCCAGGAGTGCGACCCAGAAACGGTTTGGGTGACTCATGGATACTCAGCCGCCGTCGCGAGATACCTCATGGAAAACGGACGTGATGCCAAGGTGATCGATTCGAATCTTCGCACGGAAGAAGACACGTAGTCGGATTCGCCAGAATTTCTTTCTAATCTTCAGACTCTCTTCAACTCGCCGTTCGTTCTGCACCAAGAACGGCGCGTTCGAATCCCAGACTTCAATGCTTCGATTCACACAACTCTACGACGCAATCGACTCGACGACAAAGACCAATGAAAAGGTCGCCGCACTAGAACGCTACTTCGCTGCCTCACCGGCGGACGATGCGGCTTGGGCAACGTATTTCCTTTCAGGAAACAAGTTGCGACAGCTCGTCCCAACGAAACTCCTCAGGATCTGGGCAGCCGAAGAAGCTGGCATACCGGACTGGCTGCTCGACGAGTCGTACCACGCGGTCGGCGATCTGGCAGAAACACTGTCGTTGGTCGTTCCTCCCGGACACACAAACGACGACGCATCACTCACGCATTGGATCGAACAGCGTTTGATGCCGCTGCGCTCGCTGGATGAAGTCGCTCAACGCGCAGCCGTTACTTTGATCTGGAAACAAACGCCGGCACGTATGCGTTTGGTGGTGATGAAACTCATCACGGGTGCCTTCCGCGTCGGAGTCAGCAAACGATTGGTGACACGTGCGATCGCAGCACAGTCAGGCATCTCGGCGGACGTCGTTTCTCACCGATTGATGGGCAATTGGAAACCAACGCCTGATTTTTACCAACGACTAGTCGACCCCGATGTGCAAGACACCGTCGCCAGCCAACCGTATCCGTTTTGCTTGGCCCATCCCATCGATATTCAGCAAGGTCCTCAGACCCTGGGTAGCTGTCATGACTATTTCGCTGAGTGGAAATGGGACGGTATTCGTGGACAATTGATTCGCCGCAGCAAGCAAACTTTCATTTGGTCGCGTGGCGAAGAACTGATGGAAAATCGCTGGCCAGAGATCGAATCGGCGGCCGAAGCATTGTCTGATGGTACCGTTCTCGACGGAGAGATCTTGGCGGCGTTGCCGGATGGCGAAGTCTTGCCGTTCGCGCAACTGCAGCGCCGTATCAATCGAAAAACGGTCGGCAAGAAACTGCTTAGTGAAGTCCCCGTCGTATTTCACGCATTCGATTTGCTGGAGCACAACGGTGAAAACACTCGTGCGTTGCCACTGCTGGAGAGGCGAGCACGATTGGAGAGCCTCCTGTCAGCTATCGAACATCCTCACTTGAGGATCACGCAGTTGATCAAGGGTGATAGCTGGGACGACTGGGCGGCGATACGCGAGACCAGCCGTGAGATGAACACGGAAGGCCTGATGCTGAAACGCAAGGATTCCGTCTACGACGTCGGGCGAGTTCGCGGAACGTGGTGGAAATGGAAGGTCGCACCGTACTGCATCGACGCGGTTCTGATCTACGCACAAAAAGGACATGGTAAACGAGCGAGTTTGTATACCGATTACACGTTCGCCTTATGGGATGGCGACCTGCTGGTTCCGGTGGCCAAAGCTTACAGCGGACTGGATGACAAGGAGATCCAACAAGTCGATCGATTCATTCGCCAAAATACAAAAGAGTCCTTTGGTCCCGTCCGCAGCGTGACACCCCAATTGGTCATGGAGATTGCCTTTGAAGGGTTACAAAAATCAACGCGACACAAAAGCGGAATCGCGACGCGTTTTCCCCGTATCGCCCGCTGGAGACACGACAAAAAGCCCGCCGACGCCAACACGCTACAAGACCTCCTCGCGCTCCTCCCGTAATGCGAATCCCATTGCGAATGCCTACAGAAACCAAACCGCCGACGCCTGTTCAGATCGTGGATCGATACTTCGAATCCACCGGGCGTAAGCCATTTCGCTTTCAGCGTGATGCCTGGCGTGCTTATCAAAACGGTCACAGTGGTTTGGTTCATTCGGCAACCGGCACCGGCAAAACACTCGCCGTTTGGATCGGCCCACTGCTGAAATGGATTCGTGAAAACCCCGATCGTTCCCAATGGAACCCCAAACACCCGCCGCCGCTGAAGGTCTTGTGGGTGACACCTCTACGTGCTCTTGCTGGAGACACGGAGAACTCATTGCGTCAACCTTTGGACGCGTTGGAAATCCCATGGCGATTGGAATCGAGAACGGGCGACAGCAAGGCAAGCGTGAAAGCTCGCCAGTTGAAGCGGCTGCCGACGGCGATGATCACAACGCCGGAGAGTTTGTCCCTGATGTTGACTCACGAAAAACTACTGAGTCAACTGTCGGGGTTGGAGGCCGTGGTCGTCGATGAATGGCATGAACTGCTGGGAACCAAACGCGGCGTCCAGACCGAACTGGCACTCGCACGGCTGCGACGACTCAATCCTCTGCTACGCACCTGGGGAGTCTCTGCAACACTCGGCAATCTGGATCAAGCCCTGGAGTCTCTCGTCGGTCTCAATCCTCCCACTGAGAGTCAGATCGTCCGTGGCTACACAAAGAAGAAACTGAAACTGGAATCTGTGATTCCCAAACGTGTGGATCGGTTTCCTTGGTCAGGGCACATCGGCACCAAAATGGTTCCTCAAGTCGCTGAGCTGATCGAGAGTGTCAACAGCACATTGGTTTTTGCTAACACACGTTCGCAGACGGAAATCTGGTATCAACAAATCTTGCAGCAACGTCCAGAGTGGGCTGGTCAGATTGCCATCCACCATGGTTCGCTTGACACGTCTGTACGACGTTGGGTGGAAGACGGACTGCGCAATGGCTCGCTGCGTGCGGTCGTCTGCACCAGCAGCCTGGACCTCGGTGTGGATTTCACCGCGGTGGACTTGGTGGTCCAGATCGGCAGCCCCAAAGGCGCGGCGAGATTGCTGCAACGTGCGGGCCGCAGCGGCCATCAACCCGATGCCATCAGCCGGCTCGCGTTCGTGCCCACCAATGCCATCGAGTTGATCGAGCTGGCGGCGGCTCAGGATGCGATCAAAGCAGGACATTTGGAAGCACGTCCGATGCTGAATCAACCGCTCGATGTGCTTGCTCAACATGCAATCACCGTCGCCATCGGTGGTGGATTCGAGTCTCGCGAGCTGCTGGACGAGATTCGAACCACCGTGGCCTATCAAACGGTAACCGATCAAGAATGGCAATGGGTGTTGGATTTTGTTGTTCGTGGCGGCAATTCGTTGACTGCGTATCCTGACTTCCACTGCGTGAAGATCGTCGACGGTCGCTACCAACTGACGGACCGCCGTATGATCACCAATCACCGAATGAACATTGGAACGATCGTCTCCGACGCCGCCATGCAGGTCAAATTTCAAAAGGGAAAAACGCTCGGCACCGCCGAAGAAAGCTTCTTGTCGAAACTAAATGCTGGCGATCGCTTTCTTTTCGCAGGTCGGCTCGTCTCGATGCTCCGAATCCGAGACAATGTTGCATATGTAAAACTTGCCAAAGGAAAACCAGATACGGTTCCGCGGTGGATGGGCGGACGGATGCCGCTATCGACGGAATTGAGCGCCGCGCTGCGAGAAAAAATCTCTGAGGCCGCCGAAGGAAAGCTGATCGGTCGTGAGATGAAATCTCTGAGGGGACTGCTGGAGTTGCAACAACGCTGGAGTAGTATTCCCAAATCCGACGAGCTGTTGATTGAAAAAATCAAGACTCGAGACGGTTACCAGATCTTCGTTTTCCCGTTTGAAGGTCGCCTCGTTCACGAAGGCCTCGCTGCGTTATTGGCCTATCGAATTTCTCGCTTCAAAGCGACCTCGTTTTCGATGGCCTGCAACGATCACGGTTTTGTCCTCCAGTCTCCGCACGATATCGACATTGCGACTGCAATCAGCCGAGGCGTGTTGCGAACCAAGGACTTGATCGACGACATCTTGCAGTGCATGAATTCGACGGAAATGGCAAAGCGACAGTTTCGTCAAATTGCTCGCGTCGCTGGACTGATTCAGCCCGGCTACCCCGGACAACGAAAAACAGCCAGCCATCTGCAAGCCAGCAGCAATTTGTTCTTTGACGTTTTTACGCAATACGATCCAGAGAACCTTCTGTTGGTGCAAAGCCGGAGGGAGGTCTTGGATTTTCAACTGGAAGCGAACCGGATGCGATCCGCTCTGCAGCGAATTTCCGACAGCCGTATCGTGATTGAAATGCCTGAGAGAGTGACGCCACTGGCGTTTCCACTGTTGGTCGATAAGCTGAGAGAGCGAGTCAGCAGTGAGACGCTCGCTGATCGCATTGCACGAATGCAAGCGGAGCTCGAACAAGCCGCGTCGGCATGAGCCCCATCAAACTCAAATTCACTCCGTTGAATTGACTCTTGGCAATACATCGATTGTGCCCGACTCCATTGATATCCAACTCGCGGACAACACGTTCACGCTCTACGCAGATCGCGGGCTTTTCTGGCCTGCCCAGTCGATTCTGTTCGTTGCGGATACTCATTTCGGCAAAGAGGCCACGTTTCGTCGTGGTGGCATTCCGGTTCCCGTGGGCACGACCGATGCAACGCTAGCAACGATCGCTCGGATGCTGCATCGGACCAACGCGAATCGGCTCTGTGTTCTCGGAGACATGTTTCATGCAAAATCATCCATTGCTGCACACGTTTGCGAATCATTGCTGCGTTTTTTTGAGCAGTTCCACAACGTCGAGGTGATGCTCGTTCGTGGTAATCATGATCTTCGAGTGGGAGCGTTGCCAATCTCGTGGCCGATCACGGTCATTGACCCCGGAATCAGGATCCGGAACGTGGCCCTGGGACATCACCCCGCCGACCGCGAAGCTGAATTTCCCTCTGCCTGCGAGCTCTACCTTTGCGGGCACATCCATCCGGCGATCCAAGTCTCATCGCGAATAGATCGATTGGGAAAACGGCCATGCTTCTGGCACTCACGCGGTCAAGTCGTACTGCCTGCTATTGGCGATTTCACCGGCACCCACGTCATCAAACCATCCGCTGGCGATACAACATGGGTGGTCGCGGAAAACGAAATATTCCGACATCCCTGTCATCGACGATGACGATGCTGGCCGTCAGGCCACGAGTTTGACGCAATGAAATGGATGCTCGAGAGGGGGTACCATTATCGTCCCGAAGGGACCTGACATAACAGCCCAGGGCAGAGCGCAGCGTCGCCCTGGGTTACTGTGCATCGTTTCCCCACCGAGCCCCGAAGTGGGCGTTACCGCGTTTGGGAGTAGATGAGTGCTGTGTACGGTGGCAACTCGATACGCCCTCGACACGCTTGACCATCATGGGGTTCATCAATCGCATCGATGTCGCCACTCGCGTTTCCACCAAAATCAACACTGTAGATCTTTCGATCGCTGCTGAAGCGGCGGATCCATTTGCCAGCGGCGGGCAAACCAAAATCGTATTGCTCGTAGTGTTGGTTAGCGAAGTTAATGATGACGACGCAATCGTCTCCCGCACCTCCGTCACACCAACGTCGAAAGGCAACCACTTTGTCGTGGTGATTGAGGTGAAAGACATCGATGTGCCGCCCTATCATCCCCCTTGTATTGCCATCCCGATTGAGACGCAGTTGGATCAATTTTGAGGTGAGCTTGATGATCCCTGAATGCTCGTCTGCCTTTTCCCAATCAAGTTCATCGACATCTTGAAACCAACCGTCTTCTAGGAATTCCTGACCTTGAAAGAGCATCGGAATTCCTGGTGCAGTCATGGTCAATGCCAGTCCCAGCGTGGCTCGCTTTTGAGCGTACCAGTTGTCTGGAGCGGCCTCGTCGACTTCACTCGGCACGCGAGACTTCCCATTGGCAACTTCGTCGTGTGACTCCGTATAGATAACGCGTTGGAAGGGGTCTCCGTTGTAGCAGTGATAGAGAGCGTCTCGGATCTTGTTCATGTCACGGCCGGCATCATCCGACTGAATGATCACGTCACGAACCGGATGAACAAAGCTGGCATCCCATTGCGTGGCAAAACCTGCACCTCCCTCGATGTCAGACTTGGTGAGGTAGGCGTTGTTCTGCAAGTCCTCCGCGATCGTGATCGCGGACGGTTTGAAGTTGCTGATCTCACGATTGATCCACTGGGTCAATCCCCAGCCTTCTGGGATCTCATGCTCGCCGCTGGCGTCGATGCTGCGAATGTAGAGCGTCATGTCATAACGCAAACCATCGACGTGATAGTCCTGCAGCCACATCATTGCGTTGTCGCGAAGATAGGACCGTACTTCACCCCGGCCATAGTCCGGTCGTGTTTCGCCCCACGGGGTTGTACTACGGTAATCGTTGTAGAAGTAAATGCCGCCCTTGCCATTTTCGCTCCACCCGTCGAACTGCCAGATATCGAGATCGGACGGTCCGAAGTGGTTGTAAACAACATCAAGGATGACCGCAAATCCCGCCGCATGTGCGTCTTTGACAAATTGCTTGAACGCGGCGGGACCACCGTACGCACTTTCGACGGCGTAGATGTGCGCCGGGTTGTATCCCCACGAATAATCGCCCGCGAACTCCGCGACCGGCATGATTTGAATGGCATTGATTCCTAGCTTTTTCAGATGATCGAAACGCTGAGAAAAAGTCGCAAATCCACCCGGCTGATCCTCTTCCGAGCGATTGAACGTCCCCAGGTGCGCTTCGTAAATGACCAGTTCGTTCCAGTGCGGCATCTGAAAGTCATCACCATCCCAATCAAATTCAGGATCATGGACCAGGCCGACACCGACGGAGTTGGTGACTGCGCGAACCCGAGGATCGATTCGATCAAAGGTGTTCTCGCCATTGCGGATTCGATACTTGTACTCAGCACCCATTTCGGCATTCTCGACCCATGCGAACCAGTGGCCGTTGTCCTCCCGCTCCATCGGATTCACGTCCCCGTCCCAATCATTAAACGATCCGACGACGCTCACTGCGTCGGCATTGGGAGCCCAAACACGAAAGGCAATTCCCTGATCGAGATGAATCGGCCCGACGCCTGCGGGCCGCGTCTGGATTCCAAGTTGGTCGAGAGCATTCATGTTTTGATTCTGCGGCGGTTGTGAAAGAAAGGATCCCTCAAAGAGATGTCGCCCTTTCAGCATTTGTCGTACCCAATTCAACGAATTTTTATCGCTTGCTTTGAATTTGGAAGGAAGGTCTCGCGATTCGACGAGCGTGAGCGAAAATTAACCGCATTGACCGATTGCCGAGCGGTTTTCCAGTGATTGCTCGGATCCGATTCAAGTTTTCGAGGATGGCACTGCGTTTGCGAAGGGGAATGGTTCACACGCCCCTCTGACAGGAATCGTCTCTTGACCAAAACGTCCTCCTATCGCATTCCGGTCGATTTGACCCGAGCGATTTGCATCACCGCCATTCTCGTCGCCTTGAGTGCAGCTTTCGTGCTCGCTCGAGAGATCGTCTTGATCCTCTTCCTTGGCGTTCTGTTTGGAGTCTTTCTCACGAAACTTTCTGGCTGGGTCAGCGGCAAAGCTCCCTTGGGCTACAAAGGATCTCTTGCAAGTGTGGTGATTGCCCTGCTGGTCATGTTTGCGGGCGCCAACGCCTTCTTTTTCGTTCAGATCAATCACCAAGTCGAAAAGGCGAGCGAAAAGATCGATGAGGGGATGATGGAGCTGAGAAGCCTTGTCAAGGAATATCCGGTACTCGATTCGACAGTTGCTTCCACGCCCTTTCTGTCCGAAGCCATGGGAATGAATCAGGAGAAGAACTCGTCTCAGCAAACGTCAGCTAAGGAAAGCGATTCGAAAAGCGATGACGGGAAAAATGATGATGGGAAAAGCGAGAGCACTGACAAAGCGGGCTTGCAGCTTGACAGCGTACCTGAACCGGTTTCGAAGGCCGCCGGAGCCATCGGGCAAATGTTCAAGACGACGTTTGGGTTGGTCGTCAACAGTGTGCTGATCTTCTTTGTCGGTCTTTTCCTCGCGATCTCACCGAGCACCTACCGCGATGGCTTGGTTTGTCTGGTTCCTAAGCCACGACGCCCGCGGATCACCGAGGTCCTCGATCGTACTGGGGTCACTCTTTGGCGATGGCTTATTGGGCGCTTCGGATCAATGCTGGCCACGGGAGGTGGTGCCTTTCTGCTGCTACTGGCCCTCGGGGTACCAATGGCCGGTACGCTCGGGATCATTACCGCTCTGCTGACTTTCATTCCGAACATTGGCGCGGCAGTCGCGTTGTTCCTGGCCGTTTTGTTCGCGCTGCCCCAGGGGACCGGCGTGGTTACCGCCGTGATCGGTGGCTACATGGTCTTGCAACTTTTTGAGAGTTACGTCGTCACGCCATTGATCCAGCAAAAAGCTGTATCGCTGCCACCAGCCCTGCTGATCTCGTTCCAAGCGGTCATGGGCGTGCTTTTTGGGTTTACTGGAGCCGCCGTTGCGTCGCCGCTATTGGCCGGAGGAAAAACGATCGTCGAGATGTTGTACGTCGAAGACTACTTGGAATCGGATTGAGGAATCCCAGTCTTATTCATTCTCTCTTCATACGGCACTCCATGGCACCTGCCGTCGGCCAAAGGGCTGGCAGGTTTTCGACCGCGGTGATCGATCACAAGGCAGTGGCTGAGTTCCATGCGTTGACCGAGCATCACTCGATGTGAACGAGAATTCTTTGGCGCAAGATGTGCTCGCAGTAGCGGTTGTCCCCTCCACGCCGGCCCAAGACTCAAGTGCAACTTATCGATGAAGTGTTTGATTCCCGTCCTTGCGATCGTGGCGCTGGTCGGTTGCACGCCAGAGCGCTCGCCAGATACTGATACGCCCCCACCGCCTCCGGGCGTCCTCGTGGAACCGGCAACGGCCCGCGACATCATCGACTTTCGAGAATTCACGGGCCGAACAGCGGCGGTCGATTCAGTGGAACTACGTGCACGCGTGAGCGGATATCTGCGGCAAACGCCCCGAACAAAAGGCAATGTCGAGTCGGAGCTACAGGTCAAAGTCGACGAGGGGATGCTGGTCAAGGAGAACGACCTGCTCTTTGTCATCGATCGCAAGCCCTATCAGCTCGCATTGCAGCAATCACAGGGGGCATTGGATGCGGCGAAAGCCAAGCTGAAACAGGCCAACAAAGATCTGTCTCGAAGCGAGCAGCTCTTGGATCGCAATGCCACCAGTCGGGCGGAGTACGATCAGTCCATCGCTGCGGTCGCCGATCTGCAAGGTCAGATCGAAACGCTCAAAGCGACTGTAGCCCGCAACGAGTTGGATCTCGACTACACGCAAGTTCGCTCACCCATCGACGGCTTGCTGGGTCGGACGCTGGTGACGGTTGGCAATTTGGTTTCCGCAGATTCAACGATCCTGTCGACCGTGGTCTCGATCAACCCCATCTATGTCGATTTCGATGTGGATGAACAGTCTGTTCTCGACTACCGCACCAGAATGCTCGATGGAAAAGTTGACAACGCTCGTAAGACAAAGATCAAGGCTTGGCTGGGCTTGGGAAACGAATCTGGTTTTCCTCATGAAGGCGTGATCGATTTTGTCAACAATGTTACCGACCCGAATACGGGAAACACGCGAGTTCGTGCGACCTTTGAGAATGAGACCGGGATTCTGTCACCCGGTTTGTTTGCTCGTGTCAGGGTTCCATTCACTGCAAAGTACAAAGCGACTCTTGTGCCGTCCAATTCCATCGCAATGGACCAACAGGGACGTCACGTGATGGTCGTCCGTGACGACAACGAAGTTTCACGACGGTCTGTGACGCTGGGGCCCATCCGAGACGACATGACGGTCGTTCGCGATGGCATTCAAGCCGGTGAGCGAGTCGTCATATCGGGTCTGCAAAAGATTCGTCCTGGAATAAAAGTGCGAGTGGAAAATGAGCCGTCCGGATCGACCAAGAACTCAGACTCAAGTGAAGACGTCGGTGACGGAGCATGATTTCAAACTTCTTTATCAATCGTCCCGTTGCGGCGAATGTAATCGCCGTGATGACCGTGATTCTAGGGCTCGTCGGGCTATGGAATCTGCCAGTGGAGCGGTACCCCAACATCACGCCGCCGACCATTCAGGTGACAGCTACCTATCCGGGCGCCAGTGCCCAGGTGATGTCCGACACCGTCGCGGCGCCTTTGGAGCAGCAAATCAATGGCGTCGAGAACATGCTCTACATGACTTCCACGTCGTCTTCCAATGGCAGCTACTCTTTGACAGTGACGTTCGAGGTCGGCACCGATCTGGAGGAATCCCAGGTATTGGTGCAAAACCGAGTCGCGTTGGCAGAACCTTTCCTGCCGACGGATGTTCGCCAACAAGGCATTTCGGTCAAGAAGCAATCTTCCAACATCCTGTTGGTCGTCTCTCTGACCTCGCCGGACCAAACGTTCGACAGTTTGTACCTTTCGAACTATGCCACCCTGCGTTTGAAGGACGAACTCAGTCGAGTCGATGGCGTGGGCGACGTCACGGTCAGTGGTGCCGGCGCCTACAGCATGCGAGTCTGGGCAGACCCGACGAAGATGGACGCTCGGGGATTAACGTTTCAAGATTTGCTGAATCAACTGCGACAACAGAACGTCCAGGTCGCTGCAGGGCAGATTGCCCAACCACCGCTGGACAATTCTCAGGCCTTTCAGCTCACGATGACAGCACTCGGCCGACTGTCTGAGGTGGAGCAGTTCGAAGAGATCATTGTCAAGGTCGGCGAGGACGGCAGCCTGACGCATTTGCGAGATGTCGCACGCATCGAATTGGGTGCACAGACGTACGATACATTCGCACAGAAAGGCGGGATATCGACTGCGAATCTGCTGATTTACCAATTACCCGGTGCCAACGCGTTGGAGGTAGCACAAGGTGTTCAAGCCAAGGTCGCGACATTGTCCCAGAAGTTTCCCGATGGACTCCAGTACGACGTCCCGTTCGACACAACCATCTTTGTTTCGTCTGCCATCAGCGAAGTCTACAAGACCCTCTTCGAGGCCGGCGTGCTGGTATTGATTGTGATCTTGGTCTTTCTGCAGGATTGGCGTGCCGTATTGATTCCTGCAACGACTGTCCCTGTCACCATCATCGGGGCGTTCGCCGTCATGCCCTTACTTGGTTTTTCGGTCAATCTACTCACACTCTTTGGTCTGGTGTTGGCAATCGGGATCGTCGTCGACGACGCGATTGTGATCGTCGAGAATGCGTCTCATCATATTGAGCGTGGGGAAGCGCCCAAGCAAGCCACCATCCGCGCGATGAGTGAGGTGACCGGTCCCGTGATTGGCATCACCGCGGTGTTGATGGCCGTGTTCATTCCGACGACATTTCTGGGCGGGATCACCGGACAGCTCTATCGTCAGTTCGCGTTGACCATCGCAGCGACCGCGTTGCTCAGCGCGATCAACGCGCTGACACTGAAGCCCGCTCAGTGCGCTCTTTGGCTGCGACCAGTGCGGGAAAACGAAAAAAAGTTTATTTTGTCACGTTGGTTCAACAAGGTCTTTGGCTGGATCGAGTCCGCCTATGTCCTTTGCGTCGCCGGTTTGCTTCGTGCATGGCCCGCGGTTCTAATCCTATTTGTGTTGACGATCGGAGCTACGGCTTGGTGGTACCGACAGGTGCCCACCGGATTCTTGCCGATGGAAGATCAAGGCTATCTGATCACCGCGATTCAATTGCCCGACGCAGCTTCACAAGACCGTACGCGTGATGTTATCGAGCAAATGAATGACATCCTGGCAGAGCAACCAGGTGTGAAGACATGGTTCACACTCGGCGGGTTGTCATTACTGGAAGGCAGCCAGTCGTCCAACGCAGCGACGATGTTCATCGGGCTGAAGGATTGGGATCAGCGTACAACGCCGGACGTCCAGCAAATGCCATTGATCGGACAACTCTCTCAAAAGTTTGGTGCAATCAAAGATGCCTTTATCCTGGTCATCCCACCACCTGCTATCCAGGGATTGGGAACCAGCGGTGGTTTTGAAATGCAAGTCGAGGATCGTGGAGGAGCGGGGCTCCTGCAATTGCAATCGGCCGTCAATGAGTTGCTGGCAGCGGCGGCGGAGGACCCCCAGCTACAAAGAGTCAACTCGACTTTCCGAGCCGGTGTCCCACAGTTGTATGCCGATGTGAATCGCGAAAAAGTAATCAGTATGCAAGTCCCGCTTGGCGATGTTTTCACAACCCTGCAAGCTGCATTGGGCTCTGCTTACGTGAACGATTTCAATAAGTTTGGACGCACCTATCGCGTCACACTGCAGGCGGACGGTCCCTTTCGAGACGAAGTTGATGATGTGCGTCGATTGAACG from Stieleria varia carries:
- a CDS encoding AI-2E family transporter: MTKTSSYRIPVDLTRAICITAILVALSAAFVLAREIVLILFLGVLFGVFLTKLSGWVSGKAPLGYKGSLASVVIALLVMFAGANAFFFVQINHQVEKASEKIDEGMMELRSLVKEYPVLDSTVASTPFLSEAMGMNQEKNSSQQTSAKESDSKSDDGKNDDGKSESTDKAGLQLDSVPEPVSKAAGAIGQMFKTTFGLVVNSVLIFFVGLFLAISPSTYRDGLVCLVPKPRRPRITEVLDRTGVTLWRWLIGRFGSMLATGGGAFLLLLALGVPMAGTLGIITALLTFIPNIGAAVALFLAVLFALPQGTGVVTAVIGGYMVLQLFESYVVTPLIQQKAVSLPPALLISFQAVMGVLFGFTGAAVASPLLAGGKTIVEMLYVEDYLESD
- a CDS encoding efflux RND transporter periplasmic adaptor subunit gives rise to the protein MKCLIPVLAIVALVGCTPERSPDTDTPPPPPGVLVEPATARDIIDFREFTGRTAAVDSVELRARVSGYLRQTPRTKGNVESELQVKVDEGMLVKENDLLFVIDRKPYQLALQQSQGALDAAKAKLKQANKDLSRSEQLLDRNATSRAEYDQSIAAVADLQGQIETLKATVARNELDLDYTQVRSPIDGLLGRTLVTVGNLVSADSTILSTVVSINPIYVDFDVDEQSVLDYRTRMLDGKVDNARKTKIKAWLGLGNESGFPHEGVIDFVNNVTDPNTGNTRVRATFENETGILSPGLFARVRVPFTAKYKATLVPSNSIAMDQQGRHVMVVRDDNEVSRRSVTLGPIRDDMTVVRDGIQAGERVVISGLQKIRPGIKVRVENEPSGSTKNSDSSEDVGDGA
- a CDS encoding alpha-amylase family glycosyl hydrolase yields the protein MNALDQLGIQTRPAGVGPIHLDQGIAFRVWAPNADAVSVVGSFNDWDGDVNPMEREDNGHWFAWVENAEMGAEYKYRIRNGENTFDRIDPRVRAVTNSVGVGLVHDPEFDWDGDDFQMPHWNELVIYEAHLGTFNRSEEDQPGGFATFSQRFDHLKKLGINAIQIMPVAEFAGDYSWGYNPAHIYAVESAYGGPAAFKQFVKDAHAAGFAVILDVVYNHFGPSDLDIWQFDGWSENGKGGIYFYNDYRSTTPWGETRPDYGRGEVRSYLRDNAMMWLQDYHVDGLRYDMTLYIRSIDASGEHEIPEGWGLTQWINREISNFKPSAITIAEDLQNNAYLTKSDIEGGAGFATQWDASFVHPVRDVIIQSDDAGRDMNKIRDALYHCYNGDPFQRVIYTESHDEVANGKSRVPSEVDEAAPDNWYAQKRATLGLALTMTAPGIPMLFQGQEFLEDGWFQDVDELDWEKADEHSGIIKLTSKLIQLRLNRDGNTRGMIGRHIDVFHLNHHDKVVAFRRWCDGGAGDDCVVIINFANQHYEQYDFGLPAAGKWIRRFSSDRKIYSVDFGGNASGDIDAIDEPHDGQACRGRIELPPYTALIYSQTR